One Ahaetulla prasina isolate Xishuangbanna chromosome 1, ASM2864084v1, whole genome shotgun sequence DNA window includes the following coding sequences:
- the DUSP14 gene encoding dual specificity protein phosphatase 14 — SEGTMAGIAQITPFLYLSKGSVASNRQLLLSRGITCIINATVELPNLNFPDFEYLRVPVADIPSAPISLYFDSVADKIQSVARKNGVTLVHCAAGVSRSATLCIAYLMKYQNVNLYEAYNWVKSRRPVIRPNVGFWKQLIDYEWELYGRNSVKMVQTPYGTMPDVYVRGGRVFMPYWGI, encoded by the coding sequence tctgaagGGACGATGGCTGGCATTGCCCAAATAACCCCCTTCCTATACCTCAGCAAAGGCAGCGTCGCCTCCAACCGCCAACTGCTCTTATCCCGCGGGATCACCTGCATCATCAATGCCACCGTCGAACTCCCGAACCTCAACTTCCCCGACTTTGAGTACCTCCGGGTGCCCGTGGCCGATATACCCAGCGCCCCGATTTCTCTTTACTTCGACAGCGTGGCAGACAAGATCCAGAGCGTGGCTCGGAAGAACGGCGTCACTTTGGTCCACTGTGCGGCTGGGGTGAGCCGATCGGCCACGCTGTGTATCGCCTATCTGATGAAGTACCAAAACGTCAACCTGTACGAGGCCTACAACTGGGTCAAATCGAGGCGCCCAGTCATACGTCCGAATGTGGGTTTCTGGAAGCAGCTGATAGACTATGAATGGGAGCTATACGGCCGGAACAGCGTGAAAATGGTGCAAACTCCTTATGGGACGATGCCAGATGTTTATGTTAGAGGAGGGAGGGTCTTTATGCCTTACTGGGGGATCTGA